The following proteins are encoded in a genomic region of Gimesia algae:
- a CDS encoding DUF1549 domain-containing protein: protein MLHKFKNIVCIVFSSLLMISSSNAADLSPEAMKFFEKEVRPLLSEHCWSCHGEQEQKGALRLDTRRHMLLGGESGTSIVPRKPDESLLIEAIRYEAYEMPPSGKLKDAQIKILEKWVALGAPWPGADDSIPVRKEQGPVFSSEDRTWWAIQPLVQVAVPKTNSKHRAINEIDHFINSKLEQQGLQAAPEADRKSLIRRVYFDLHGLPPTPAEVQDFVNDQSPDAYEQLVDRLLSSPRYGERWARHWLDVVRYADSDGYRADGYRPHAWRYRDYVIRSLNEDKPYNRFVLEQLAGDELFPDDVDAQIATGFLTHGIYEWNSRDVAGQWNLMLNELTDTVGDVFLGVGLQCARCHDHKFDPILQKDYFQLRAFFEPIQIQTSRVAASAKQQEEYQRELATWEQATKEIRLKITALQAPYRPGAEAVVKSFPPNIQAMIKKTAEERAPREQQLVKLAWRQVEYNYERLDSRLKPADKEKVLELRRQLKKFDKLKPAPLPVAQQASDIGPQAPKTTIPKKRTECDPGFLAILNETPDEFLDSQRNDTTSRRSALARWLTQPSNPLSTRVIVNRVWQYHFGKGLAPHSSDFGRLGGLPTHPELLDWLTQKFLEDGWQFKSLHRLIVTSATYRQSALHPQEAAMTAIDPTNKYYWCAETRRLDAEQIRDSILAVTGQLNLQAGGPGVAASVPRRSIYLRMMRNSSDPLLEVFDLPRFFVSVPGRDTTTSPVQSLQLFNSQQMLRFADQLSKRSIDESKAAPDANKETAALRRAWEIVFGRAITDEELSIANEFLTHQSKLLSERETKVNLQQLKTATMPYRNGQSIVFHADKPSPFYVADDKHLKLANHTIEVFFQIRSIYESGAVRTLASKWSGKVSEPGWIFGVTGRGSRRKPQTLVFRTFGNRSDGTVGDEIVFSDQHIVLNTPYYAAVTFHVTGEHAGTIDFYLKDLSNDDEQLGRITKQHRIVRIQDNNLPLAFGRMVRNRQSFFDGLIDDIRISSQALDAESLLFTQESVTKDTLGYWKFDPVPGMFQDSSTNQHHISQNDRMASAVTPRQEAFVDLCHILLNSNEFFYVH, encoded by the coding sequence ATGCTTCATAAATTCAAAAACATCGTATGTATCGTTTTCAGTTCCTTGCTGATGATATCGTCGTCGAACGCCGCCGATCTATCACCGGAAGCAATGAAGTTCTTTGAAAAAGAAGTGCGTCCGTTGCTCTCGGAACACTGTTGGTCTTGCCACGGTGAACAGGAGCAGAAAGGAGCCCTGCGTCTCGACACACGCAGACATATGCTACTGGGAGGAGAGTCAGGCACATCAATCGTTCCCCGTAAACCGGATGAAAGCCTGCTCATCGAGGCAATTCGGTATGAAGCGTACGAAATGCCGCCTTCAGGAAAACTGAAGGATGCACAGATCAAGATTCTGGAAAAGTGGGTCGCCCTGGGCGCCCCCTGGCCGGGAGCCGACGACTCAATTCCGGTTCGCAAGGAACAGGGACCGGTATTCTCTAGCGAGGACCGTACCTGGTGGGCGATTCAGCCATTGGTGCAGGTCGCTGTCCCGAAAACAAATTCGAAACACCGGGCTATAAATGAAATTGACCACTTCATCAATTCAAAGTTGGAACAGCAGGGACTGCAGGCTGCTCCCGAAGCAGACCGGAAATCATTAATACGGCGGGTCTATTTTGACTTGCATGGCCTGCCACCCACACCGGCGGAAGTGCAGGATTTCGTGAATGATCAGAGTCCTGATGCATACGAGCAACTTGTCGATCGCCTGCTGTCCAGCCCGCGCTATGGAGAACGTTGGGCGCGGCATTGGCTTGATGTTGTGCGGTATGCTGATTCGGACGGCTATCGCGCCGACGGCTATCGCCCCCATGCCTGGCGTTATCGCGACTACGTGATCCGGTCCCTCAATGAGGATAAGCCTTACAACAGGTTTGTCTTGGAACAGTTAGCCGGCGATGAACTATTCCCCGATGATGTCGATGCACAAATTGCAACAGGTTTTCTGACTCATGGAATCTATGAATGGAATAGCCGCGATGTCGCCGGTCAGTGGAATCTCATGCTCAACGAATTAACCGATACGGTCGGTGACGTCTTCCTGGGAGTGGGCCTGCAATGTGCCCGATGTCACGATCACAAGTTCGACCCCATTCTGCAAAAAGACTATTTTCAGCTAAGGGCTTTCTTTGAACCGATTCAGATTCAAACCAGCCGGGTAGCCGCCTCCGCGAAGCAACAAGAGGAATACCAGCGGGAACTGGCCACCTGGGAACAGGCCACGAAAGAAATTCGCCTGAAAATCACCGCGCTGCAGGCACCTTATCGACCGGGAGCCGAAGCCGTCGTTAAGTCATTTCCGCCCAACATTCAGGCGATGATTAAAAAAACAGCAGAGGAACGCGCTCCGCGTGAACAACAACTGGTCAAGCTGGCATGGCGTCAGGTGGAATACAATTACGAGAGGCTCGACAGTCGACTGAAGCCGGCAGATAAAGAAAAGGTTCTGGAGCTGAGACGCCAGTTGAAAAAATTCGACAAGCTGAAACCCGCGCCGCTCCCCGTTGCACAACAGGCCAGTGATATCGGCCCGCAGGCGCCCAAAACAACCATTCCCAAAAAACGTACAGAATGTGATCCCGGTTTCCTGGCGATCCTGAATGAAACACCTGATGAGTTTCTTGACTCTCAAAGGAACGATACCACCAGCCGCAGAAGTGCATTGGCGCGCTGGCTCACTCAGCCGAGCAATCCACTGTCGACGCGCGTGATTGTAAATCGCGTCTGGCAGTATCACTTCGGCAAAGGCCTGGCGCCGCACAGCAGTGATTTTGGTCGCCTGGGAGGACTACCCACGCATCCTGAATTACTTGACTGGCTGACACAAAAGTTCCTCGAAGACGGCTGGCAATTCAAGAGTCTACATCGTTTGATTGTCACCTCTGCGACCTATCGTCAATCTGCGCTGCACCCACAGGAAGCAGCGATGACCGCCATCGATCCGACAAACAAGTATTACTGGTGCGCAGAGACACGTCGCCTCGACGCAGAACAAATTCGCGATTCCATCCTGGCAGTGACCGGACAACTCAACCTGCAAGCCGGTGGCCCCGGAGTCGCTGCCAGTGTCCCCAGGCGGTCTATCTATTTACGGATGATGAGAAACAGCAGTGATCCGTTATTAGAAGTCTTTGACTTACCACGCTTTTTTGTCAGCGTACCTGGCCGCGATACGACTACGTCTCCCGTTCAATCATTACAGTTATTTAACAGCCAGCAAATGTTGCGGTTTGCCGATCAGCTTTCGAAACGGTCAATTGACGAATCGAAGGCAGCTCCTGATGCGAACAAAGAAACAGCCGCTTTGCGAAGAGCATGGGAGATCGTATTTGGACGTGCGATTACCGATGAGGAACTATCAATTGCTAACGAATTCCTTACTCATCAATCAAAGCTGCTATCTGAGCGGGAAACAAAAGTGAATCTGCAGCAACTGAAAACCGCGACTATGCCGTACCGCAATGGTCAATCGATTGTATTTCATGCAGATAAACCATCTCCATTCTATGTCGCGGATGATAAACACTTAAAACTGGCGAACCATACTATCGAAGTCTTCTTCCAGATTCGATCGATCTATGAATCAGGGGCCGTCCGTACGCTTGCTTCGAAGTGGAGTGGCAAAGTCTCCGAACCGGGCTGGATCTTTGGAGTCACAGGCCGCGGTTCGCGCCGTAAACCGCAAACACTTGTTTTTCGTACTTTTGGAAATAGAAGCGACGGCACTGTTGGCGACGAGATCGTGTTTTCCGATCAACACATTGTATTGAATACACCGTATTATGCCGCGGTCACTTTTCACGTCACCGGTGAGCATGCCGGCACGATCGATTTCTATCTCAAAGACTTATCGAACGATGATGAGCAGTTGGGCCGAATCACCAAACAACACCGGATCGTCCGCATTCAGGATAATAATTTGCCACTCGCTTTCGGTCGCATGGTTCGCAATCGTCAAAGTTTCTTTGACGGCCTGATTGATGATATTCGGATTTCCTCGCAGGCATTGGACGCGGAGTCGCTGCTCTTTACACAGGAATCTGTGACGAAGGATACGCTGGGCTATTGGAAATTCGACCCTGTTCCAGGCATGTTTCAAGATAGCTCCACCAATCAGCACCATATTTCACAGAACGATCGGATGGCATCGGCTGTTACTCCGCGCCAGGAAGCATTTGTTGATCTGTGTCACATTCTGCTGAACTCAAATGAATTCTTCTACGTCCATTAA
- a CDS encoding FecR family protein codes for MFDNEKHNDAEFERLLRQLVDGSLENSEADRLESLMLDQPERQSLYLEYMSLDSSLIELGEVSKTVPGLTFGRPRRKRLGPFSVWALAACAMLCLIAVTSFVTSYIDQQKQLAKQETTKQLEGVVQTTERSIGQEILSEAKIIAGHRAVFRGTHSPTSIGSCLKFSENYMLQDGLIKILFASGAEVILSAPALFQVVHNEKLVVNLGKCSVYAPEGAEGFEVSTPTSEVIDLGTRFSVVVSEDGASNVAVVDGEAEISTLSGPRKKTLFKGDTAYVGTDLNLMEGDNHTPGDIYVASIPDHLIGYQSIQDDLGQAKELSTLVVQRGGISRTYHRNDFILPRVNHYRPGSNAFGIVPANSPADEYNRFGLMNLLFASGFINPGGQNKWHEGEIILGRDGTPGMNLVFDQPVINSPGPDLIIFDAQSIAHSLEGDVFHLYPRTGHPDALPMTIRKYDIDGHSAEAQIMTGCRLTQLSPDFANDGAPLPIVARSQLVHKVPSRLFAVGIDLADMNIPPGGSITGLFLQDAQDDTDHIDPVVIVGLPPVK; via the coding sequence ATGTTTGATAACGAAAAGCATAATGATGCAGAATTTGAACGATTGCTGCGGCAGCTCGTGGATGGTTCGCTTGAAAATTCAGAAGCAGATCGCCTGGAGTCATTAATGCTTGATCAGCCAGAGCGTCAATCGTTGTACCTGGAATATATGTCACTGGATTCGTCACTGATTGAACTGGGGGAAGTCAGCAAAACCGTTCCCGGACTCACCTTTGGTCGCCCACGAAGAAAACGCCTGGGGCCATTCAGCGTTTGGGCTCTGGCAGCGTGCGCTATGCTCTGCCTGATTGCGGTAACCAGCTTTGTGACATCCTACATAGATCAACAAAAGCAGTTAGCGAAACAGGAAACAACAAAGCAATTGGAAGGGGTTGTGCAAACGACTGAACGAAGTATAGGGCAAGAGATACTTTCCGAGGCCAAAATCATAGCAGGGCATCGTGCAGTCTTTCGTGGTACTCATTCTCCCACGTCGATCGGCAGTTGTTTAAAATTCTCAGAAAATTATATGCTGCAAGATGGGTTAATAAAAATTCTTTTTGCCTCGGGCGCTGAAGTGATTCTCAGTGCGCCAGCGCTGTTCCAGGTCGTGCATAACGAGAAGCTGGTTGTTAACCTTGGGAAGTGCTCTGTTTACGCACCAGAGGGCGCCGAGGGTTTCGAAGTCAGTACGCCAACAAGTGAAGTAATTGATTTGGGAACTCGTTTTTCCGTTGTTGTATCTGAAGACGGAGCGTCGAATGTGGCTGTCGTGGATGGTGAGGCGGAAATCTCGACTCTCAGTGGTCCCCGCAAAAAGACATTGTTCAAAGGCGATACCGCCTACGTGGGCACTGATCTGAACTTAATGGAGGGAGACAATCATACGCCAGGTGATATTTATGTAGCCTCAATCCCCGATCACCTGATTGGCTATCAATCCATTCAAGACGACCTGGGGCAGGCGAAAGAGCTTTCGACTTTGGTTGTGCAACGTGGGGGGATAAGTCGCACCTATCATCGTAACGATTTTATTCTGCCAAGAGTCAATCATTACCGGCCCGGGTCCAACGCTTTTGGAATCGTTCCAGCCAATTCTCCCGCTGATGAATACAATCGATTTGGATTGATGAATCTCTTGTTTGCTTCAGGATTCATTAATCCTGGTGGCCAGAACAAGTGGCATGAAGGAGAAATCATTCTGGGGCGTGATGGTACTCCCGGCATGAATCTGGTCTTTGATCAACCTGTGATTAATTCACCCGGTCCTGATCTCATTATTTTCGACGCACAGTCGATCGCTCATTCTCTCGAAGGCGATGTATTCCATTTGTACCCGCGAACAGGCCACCCTGATGCTCTACCAATGACCATCCGGAAATACGACATCGATGGTCATTCCGCCGAAGCACAAATTATGACCGGATGTCGTTTGACTCAATTGAGCCCGGATTTCGCCAACGATGGTGCTCCTCTTCCGATAGTGGCACGGTCACAGCTGGTGCATAAAGTCCCCTCGCGCCTGTTTGCCGTTGGTATCGATCTGGCTGACATGAATATTCCACCAGGAGGATCGATCACCGGACTGTTTCTTCAAGATGCTCAGGACGACACAGACCATATTGACCCGGTTGTCATCGTCGGTCTCCCGCCCGTTAAATAA
- a CDS encoding sigma-70 family RNA polymerase sigma factor, with product MEQKKQERQFTTFLTAHRRQLYAFIYSLLGDHADAEDVYQRCSMIMWDKFDQYDSACDFLPWAMGISFYEVKNFLRVSSRDRHYFSEQLLNQLFERMQNGKSVQNVQLASLENCLKSLRQKDLWLVEQVYWERRKCSSVARELGMKINAIYDRVGRIRSQLRECVKRRIAEVEHV from the coding sequence ATGGAACAGAAAAAACAAGAACGACAGTTTACAACATTTCTGACGGCTCATCGCCGCCAGCTGTATGCTTTTATTTACTCACTGCTGGGGGATCACGCTGACGCTGAAGATGTGTATCAGCGTTGCAGCATGATAATGTGGGACAAGTTTGATCAGTACGACTCTGCCTGTGATTTCCTGCCGTGGGCGATGGGAATCTCGTTTTATGAAGTGAAAAACTTCCTGCGTGTATCATCACGTGATCGGCACTATTTCTCTGAGCAGCTTCTTAATCAGCTGTTCGAGCGGATGCAAAACGGAAAAAGCGTTCAAAATGTACAACTGGCATCACTGGAGAATTGTTTGAAATCATTGCGACAAAAAGATTTGTGGCTTGTAGAGCAGGTCTACTGGGAACGGCGCAAATGTTCGTCGGTTGCACGAGAATTGGGAATGAAAATCAACGCAATCTATGACCGGGTTGGCAGGATCCGAAGTCAGTTAAGGGAGTGTGTAAAGCGACGTATTGCGGAGGTGGAACATGTTTGA
- a CDS encoding vWA domain-containing protein encodes MVAELAALVVFVIAIGAEQLHARRIRRIAPLVFGPAAQAASWARFAPVMRVLSLTALCWGLITLMLLTPKIHVAEKIDDSEMKHLLIVLDVSPSMRLADAGQEKDQTRMKRAAVVMNSFFARANMHRYRTSVIAVYNSAKRVVEETKDMEVIRNIFNDLPMHHAFVSGETDLFSGLQEAGELSKPWNPRSTTLLLISDGDTVPGVGMPKMPVSVANAVVIGVGDSVKGSFINGHHSRQDVSTLRQVAIRLNGTYHNGNEKHLSTDLIDHLAVGGEENPFEKLTRREYALAACGLSALIYALLPWLLHYWGTGWKPGVLTSRRNREQSSQNSDRSRKSKQRQPAAS; translated from the coding sequence TTGGTAGCAGAGCTGGCGGCACTGGTTGTATTTGTGATTGCCATTGGAGCAGAGCAGCTCCATGCCCGGCGCATCAGACGGATTGCGCCCCTGGTTTTCGGTCCTGCTGCGCAGGCAGCCAGCTGGGCCAGATTTGCTCCGGTGATGCGGGTTTTGTCCCTGACGGCGCTTTGCTGGGGCCTGATCACATTAATGTTGCTGACTCCTAAAATTCACGTCGCAGAAAAGATCGATGACAGCGAAATGAAGCATCTGCTGATTGTCCTGGATGTATCTCCCAGTATGCGTCTGGCAGATGCCGGACAGGAGAAAGATCAGACGCGTATGAAACGTGCTGCCGTGGTCATGAATTCATTCTTCGCACGGGCGAACATGCATCGTTATCGTACGAGCGTTATCGCCGTCTATAACTCAGCGAAACGGGTTGTCGAAGAAACAAAAGATATGGAAGTCATTCGCAATATTTTCAATGATCTGCCGATGCATCATGCGTTTGTTTCAGGCGAGACCGACTTGTTTTCAGGGTTGCAGGAAGCAGGCGAATTATCAAAACCCTGGAATCCCCGCAGTACCACGTTGCTGTTGATCAGCGATGGCGATACGGTGCCCGGCGTGGGCATGCCGAAAATGCCGGTCTCGGTTGCGAATGCTGTTGTGATCGGCGTAGGAGATTCAGTGAAAGGATCGTTCATCAACGGACATCATTCCCGGCAGGATGTCTCGACACTGCGGCAGGTGGCAATTCGCTTAAATGGCACCTATCATAACGGAAATGAGAAACATCTCAGTACTGATCTGATTGATCATCTGGCAGTTGGAGGAGAAGAGAATCCCTTCGAGAAATTGACCCGCCGCGAGTATGCGCTGGCTGCCTGCGGCTTATCTGCATTAATTTATGCGCTGTTACCCTGGTTGCTCCATTATTGGGGGACTGGCTGGAAACCAGGCGTGTTAACGAGTCGAAGAAACAGGGAGCAGTCCAGTCAGAACTCGGACCGCTCCCGGAAATCAAAACAACGGCAGCCCGCGGCCTCATGA
- a CDS encoding vWA domain-containing protein, whose amino-acid sequence MSFTHPWVLVFLVFPVLLLIWVWRREGGRVVMPFDHGIQPRGRYLGTLVNFAQSLPALILGVVVLILAGPQQLSAPQSKRVLTNIELCVDVSGSMTASFGEGTRYDASMAAINNFLDYREGDAFGLTFFGNEVLHWVPLTTDVSAIKCAPPFMDPLSPGHPYWLGGTSIGKALRACREVLISREEGDRMIVLVSDGYSFDLGNGQDLEIASKLKEDGIVVYAIHIASSEVPGSVVNITGLTGGEVFEPENPAALETVFQHIDKMQETRMERTAAESMDHFYPYSLAGLILLGSSTLTLFGLRYTPW is encoded by the coding sequence ATGAGTTTCACTCACCCTTGGGTGCTCGTGTTTTTAGTGTTTCCGGTGTTGCTCCTGATCTGGGTCTGGCGGCGTGAAGGTGGTCGAGTCGTGATGCCTTTTGACCATGGAATTCAACCGCGTGGACGGTATTTGGGAACCCTGGTCAATTTTGCGCAGTCATTACCGGCTCTGATTCTGGGGGTCGTGGTCCTGATACTGGCGGGGCCACAGCAGTTGAGTGCCCCTCAATCCAAACGGGTACTGACGAATATCGAACTGTGCGTCGATGTTTCAGGCAGCATGACCGCCTCATTCGGAGAAGGAACACGCTACGATGCCTCGATGGCTGCGATTAATAATTTTCTCGATTACCGTGAAGGCGATGCGTTCGGTCTGACATTTTTTGGAAACGAAGTACTACATTGGGTGCCTTTGACTACGGATGTCTCTGCAATCAAATGTGCGCCCCCCTTTATGGACCCCCTCAGCCCAGGGCATCCCTACTGGTTGGGAGGCACATCCATCGGGAAAGCCCTGCGGGCCTGTCGTGAAGTCCTGATCTCCCGTGAAGAAGGGGACCGGATGATTGTTTTGGTGTCAGATGGATACAGCTTTGATCTGGGGAACGGGCAGGATCTGGAGATTGCCAGTAAGCTGAAAGAGGACGGGATTGTAGTTTATGCGATTCATATTGCGTCCAGCGAAGTTCCGGGCTCTGTAGTCAATATTACAGGGTTGACGGGGGGCGAAGTGTTTGAGCCGGAAAACCCCGCGGCGCTCGAAACGGTTTTTCAGCATATTGATAAGATGCAGGAAACGCGGATGGAGCGGACCGCCGCGGAATCGATGGATCATTTTTATCCTTACAGCCTGGCAGGACTGATTCTGCTTGGCAGCAGCACGCTTACATTATTCGGGTTGAGGTACACACCTTGGTAG
- a CDS encoding DUF58 domain-containing protein — protein sequence MEGLLEQFDPLNARQFYIAVKRLADSLSYGTDRSPFLGSGLEFFQSRPYQEGDPIKSIDWRVTARTGKLFIKEYETPKRLPCYLLIDTSASMMVSSTPKSKYALALHIAGGLAFACLERVSPVGVLGVGETDFRVHPSLSKDQVMQWLVRLRRHRYDEQTTLGQRVAEFSPSLKNRALIIVLSDLHDPRAIPALKQLSQIHDTVVIQFRDPAEVGLRGAGLMRAQEAETGSDFVTHGRQSCLDQEQVDFQLKRGGIDHLLIETDEPFVPRLRQFFSARDILSRGSR from the coding sequence ATGGAAGGCTTGCTGGAACAGTTTGATCCGCTGAATGCACGGCAGTTTTATATTGCGGTGAAACGGCTGGCCGACAGTCTGAGCTATGGCACCGACCGTTCTCCCTTCCTCGGTTCGGGGCTGGAATTCTTTCAGTCGCGACCGTACCAGGAAGGTGATCCGATCAAGAGTATCGACTGGCGTGTGACCGCCCGGACGGGCAAGCTCTTTATCAAAGAGTACGAAACTCCCAAACGGCTTCCCTGTTATCTGCTGATCGATACCTCAGCCTCAATGATGGTCAGCTCTACGCCAAAAAGTAAATACGCATTGGCATTACACATCGCAGGAGGACTTGCATTCGCGTGCCTGGAACGCGTCAGCCCAGTTGGTGTTTTAGGAGTGGGCGAAACCGATTTTCGGGTTCATCCCAGCCTGTCCAAAGACCAGGTCATGCAGTGGCTGGTCCGCTTGCGACGTCACCGCTATGACGAACAGACAACACTGGGACAGCGGGTTGCTGAATTCAGTCCGAGTCTCAAAAACCGGGCCCTGATAATCGTCCTCTCCGATCTGCATGATCCGCGTGCAATACCGGCGCTCAAACAGCTTTCACAAATCCACGACACGGTTGTGATTCAGTTTCGCGACCCGGCAGAAGTCGGCTTGCGCGGCGCTGGTCTGATGCGGGCCCAGGAAGCGGAGACCGGCAGCGATTTTGTCACCCACGGCCGACAGAGCTGTCTCGATCAGGAGCAGGTGGATTTTCAGCTGAAACGCGGTGGGATTGACCATCTGCTGATAGAGACAGATGAACCATTTGTGCCTCGGCTGCGACAGTTCTTCTCCGCACGCGATATCCTGTCTCGGGGGAGTCGCTAA
- a CDS encoding AAA family ATPase, translated as MNISAASHTENSEEVLKNARFIQDVRNQVATVVVGQDEVVERLLISLFTGGHILLQGVPGLAKTLLVSVLSKSIDLDFSRIQFTIDLLPSDILGSQILDQKTNEFVTRTGPVFTNLLLADEINRAAPKVQGALLEAMQERKVTIGNETMSLPAPFLVIATQNPVEQAGTFELPEAQLDRFMLCHRLDYPDPSEEREVLKRNMALGIRKEDRGAVVNTEFDVMKQQPVGSAEDLVNCMQAVNDIHVSDTFLEHVIEVINRTRNHPNIELGCSPRGGIALIKASRARALINGRNYVIPEDLFVLAEDVILHRIRLNYEALADGLTGKSVLQDMLRDLGATPSLISREA; from the coding sequence ATGAATATATCTGCTGCCAGTCATACTGAAAACTCAGAAGAAGTCCTCAAAAATGCCCGGTTCATTCAGGATGTGCGGAATCAGGTGGCGACCGTGGTGGTCGGCCAGGATGAAGTCGTCGAACGATTATTAATCTCCCTCTTCACAGGCGGGCACATTCTACTGCAGGGGGTCCCCGGACTGGCTAAAACGCTGCTGGTTTCGGTGCTGTCCAAATCGATTGACCTCGATTTTTCCCGGATTCAGTTTACGATTGACCTGCTGCCTTCTGACATCCTGGGCTCGCAGATCCTGGATCAGAAGACCAATGAGTTCGTGACGCGCACAGGGCCGGTATTTACCAACCTGTTGCTGGCAGATGAAATCAACCGGGCAGCTCCCAAAGTGCAGGGAGCTCTGCTGGAAGCGATGCAGGAGCGAAAAGTCACCATCGGAAACGAGACGATGTCCCTGCCTGCACCATTCCTGGTGATCGCCACACAAAACCCGGTAGAACAGGCCGGGACATTCGAACTCCCGGAAGCGCAGCTCGACCGGTTCATGCTGTGTCACCGTCTGGATTATCCCGATCCCTCAGAAGAACGCGAAGTTTTAAAACGCAATATGGCACTCGGGATTCGCAAAGAAGACCGGGGGGCGGTTGTGAATACCGAATTTGATGTCATGAAACAACAGCCGGTCGGCTCGGCCGAAGATCTGGTGAATTGCATGCAGGCAGTAAATGACATTCATGTCAGCGATACATTTCTGGAGCATGTGATTGAGGTCATTAACCGCACGCGAAATCATCCGAATATCGAACTGGGCTGCAGTCCTCGTGGCGGGATCGCCTTGATCAAGGCCTCGCGGGCGCGGGCGTTGATCAATGGTCGCAATTATGTGATTCCGGAAGATCTGTTTGTCCTGGCAGAAGATGTCATTCTCCATCGCATACGGCTGAATTATGAAGCCTTGGCCGATGGTCTGACCGGTAAGTCAGTTCTGCAGGATATGCTGCGAGATCTGGGAGCCACACCATCCCTGATTTCCCGGGAGGCCTAG
- a CDS encoding DUF1501 domain-containing protein, with amino-acid sequence MLRIEDSATRFCDRIPRRSFLQISGLAMGGLSLPQILQAQQQNGQHNSHKAVIMIYLNGGPPHQDMFDLKPDAPAEIRGEFQPIPTNVPGIQISELMPRVAGMMDKFSILRSLVGSDGRHDSFQCCTGHQFRDPKPQGGWPSMGSVLSKLQGPIDPSVPPYIDLSQKMAHDPYNMKGAGFLGMAHTPFRPDGEVMSNMSLNNISTIRLHERTNLLKELDTFRKQVDHQLSTDSSANFTEQALGVLTSSRLLEALDLEKVDPKVRTRYGIDDPKVLGFDPKMGYQALMSRFLQARRAVEAGARMVTCSFADFDYHSDNFGRGRKVIPLLDQGVAALVEDLHERGLEKDVTVLVWGEFGRTPKINKNGGRDHWSRVHAGLMAGGGMQTGQVIGSTNKWAEEAVDRPVHMQEVFATLYHNLGIDTATTTIPDNNGRPQYLLERHQPIQELV; translated from the coding sequence ATGTTGAGAATTGAAGACAGTGCAACACGATTCTGTGATCGTATCCCGCGCCGCTCCTTCCTGCAGATCAGTGGGCTGGCGATGGGCGGCTTGTCGTTGCCACAAATTTTGCAGGCACAGCAACAGAACGGGCAGCATAATTCTCATAAAGCGGTCATTATGATCTACCTGAATGGGGGCCCCCCGCATCAGGACATGTTTGATTTAAAACCGGATGCGCCCGCCGAGATTCGAGGTGAGTTTCAACCTATTCCGACCAATGTGCCAGGCATCCAGATCAGCGAGTTGATGCCCCGCGTCGCGGGGATGATGGACAAATTCTCGATCCTCCGTTCTCTGGTTGGCTCTGATGGCCGACACGATTCATTTCAATGCTGTACCGGCCATCAATTCCGTGATCCCAAACCGCAGGGGGGCTGGCCGTCCATGGGTTCAGTACTCTCAAAACTGCAGGGCCCGATTGATCCTTCCGTGCCACCCTATATTGACCTTTCGCAAAAAATGGCTCATGACCCGTACAACATGAAAGGCGCAGGTTTTCTGGGGATGGCGCATACTCCGTTTCGCCCCGATGGCGAGGTGATGAGCAACATGTCGCTAAACAACATTTCCACAATTCGTTTGCACGAACGGACCAACCTGCTTAAGGAACTCGACACATTCCGAAAGCAAGTCGATCATCAATTATCAACCGATAGCAGCGCGAACTTCACCGAACAGGCTTTGGGGGTATTGACTTCATCCCGGTTACTGGAAGCGTTGGACCTGGAGAAAGTCGACCCGAAAGTTCGGACCCGGTATGGAATCGACGATCCCAAAGTGCTCGGCTTTGATCCAAAAATGGGATACCAGGCGCTGATGTCCCGGTTTCTGCAGGCGCGGCGTGCTGTGGAAGCAGGCGCTCGGATGGTGACCTGCAGTTTCGCCGACTTCGATTACCACAGCGATAACTTTGGTAGAGGCCGTAAAGTGATCCCGTTACTGGATCAGGGCGTAGCCGCGCTGGTCGAAGATCTGCATGAACGCGGCCTGGAGAAGGACGTGACAGTTCTCGTGTGGGGCGAGTTTGGACGGACTCCCAAAATTAATAAAAACGGCGGGCGCGATCATTGGTCACGCGTGCATGCGGGCTTGATGGCTGGCGGCGGTATGCAAACCGGCCAGGTGATTGGCTCCACAAATAAATGGGCGGAAGAGGCAGTCGACCGCCCCGTTCACATGCAGGAAGTATTCGCAACGCTCTATCACAACCTGGGAATTGATACAGCGACCACTACAATCCCTGACAACAATGGCCGACCACAATATCTGTTAGAACGCCATCAACCAATTCAGGAACTGGTGTGA